One Sphingobium sp. Z007 genomic region harbors:
- a CDS encoding acyl-CoA thioesterase domain-containing protein, producing the protein MDDTAFFTRDGASFVPQEPARGWWRQDSLHGRALVGLMGAQIADRHGSPDMVPARFTIDMFRLAAFAPARIDTHIIRAGPRMALVEATMVVQGDAVARATMQFLRPADAPPGRVWAPEPWDAPDPDSLPPLPDGRQPRHFEIRSIAGHLGAVAPKRLWLRETCALIADEPLGPYARAALAADFVSAFVHAGDAGIRYINSDVTLQLHRLPKGAWIGFEATGHEASCGIAVGHCRLHDRDGAIGFITCTALANERRR; encoded by the coding sequence GTGGACGATACGGCCTTTTTTACGCGAGACGGCGCATCCTTTGTCCCGCAGGAGCCTGCGCGTGGCTGGTGGCGGCAGGATTCGCTGCATGGGCGCGCGCTGGTCGGGTTGATGGGCGCGCAGATTGCCGATCGGCACGGGTCACCTGACATGGTGCCTGCGCGCTTTACGATCGACATGTTCCGGCTCGCCGCTTTCGCTCCGGCGCGCATCGACACCCATATTATCCGCGCGGGACCGCGCATGGCCCTGGTCGAAGCGACGATGGTCGTGCAGGGGGATGCGGTGGCCCGCGCGACGATGCAGTTCCTGCGCCCCGCCGACGCCCCGCCCGGCCGGGTCTGGGCGCCTGAACCCTGGGACGCGCCCGACCCCGACAGCCTGCCGCCCCTGCCGGACGGACGACAACCCCGCCATTTCGAGATCCGCTCGATTGCCGGTCATCTGGGCGCGGTCGCGCCCAAGCGGCTATGGCTGCGCGAAACATGCGCCCTGATCGCGGACGAACCGCTTGGCCCTTATGCCCGCGCGGCACTCGCTGCCGATTTCGTCAGCGCCTTCGTCCATGCGGGCGATGCGGGTATCCGCTACATCAACAGCGACGTCACCCTCCAGCTTCACCGCCTGCCCAAGGGTGCATGGATCGGTTTCGAGGCGACCGGGCATGAGGCGTCGTGCGGCATTGCGGTCGGCCATTGCCGCCTCCACGACCGCGATGGCGCGATCGGCTTCATCACCTGCACCGCGCTCGCGAACGAACGGCGGCGCTGA
- a CDS encoding enoyl-CoA hydratase — MNDLINIEKADGVAIVTLNRPDAMNALSKALRARLYQVMTQIDGDDDVRAVILTGAGDRAFTAGLDLKELGSEPGALGAANAEGADENPVKAIEICSKPVIGAINGVAITGGFEVALACDVLIASTNARFADTHARVGILPGWGLSQKLSRIIGISRAKQLSFTGNFLDAATAERWGLVNQVVAPDELMPLARKLAADMASIEPRMMVAYKGLIDEGYAASFGDGLVIEHRISSLANGQVTPQDVEARRLAVQARGRGQ, encoded by the coding sequence ATGAACGATCTGATTAACATCGAGAAAGCGGATGGCGTCGCCATCGTGACGCTCAACCGCCCCGACGCGATGAACGCGCTGTCCAAAGCGCTGCGCGCGCGCCTTTATCAGGTAATGACCCAGATCGACGGCGACGATGATGTGCGCGCGGTCATCCTGACCGGCGCGGGCGACCGGGCCTTCACCGCAGGGCTGGACCTTAAGGAATTGGGGTCGGAACCGGGCGCGCTGGGCGCGGCCAATGCGGAGGGGGCGGACGAAAATCCCGTCAAGGCGATCGAAATCTGTTCCAAGCCGGTGATCGGCGCGATCAACGGCGTCGCCATCACCGGCGGCTTCGAAGTGGCGTTGGCCTGCGACGTGTTGATCGCATCGACCAATGCGCGCTTTGCCGACACCCATGCCCGCGTCGGCATCCTGCCGGGCTGGGGCCTGTCGCAAAAATTGTCGCGCATCATCGGCATCAGCCGCGCCAAACAGCTTTCCTTCACCGGCAATTTCCTCGACGCGGCCACTGCCGAACGCTGGGGTCTGGTGAATCAGGTCGTCGCCCCGGACGAATTGATGCCGCTCGCGCGAAAACTGGCCGCCGACATGGCCAGCATCGAACCGCGCATGATGGTTGCCTATAAGGGGTTGATCGACGAAGGCTATGCGGCCAGCTTCGGCGATGGGCTGGTGATCGAGCATCGCATTTCCTCGCTGGCCAATGGTCAGGTGACGCCGCAGGATGTGGAGGCGCGCCGCCTGGCGGTCCAGGCGCGCGGTCGGGGACAATAG
- a CDS encoding MFS transporter, translated as MHHVDPQGAESGPSPARALSPARRGMLIAAILSGNAAAALLYDALPPILADLAKLLGGGIRGQFLAQLASTLPMLGVMLSGLFSGLLIATIGIRPVQLGALALFASFGTAGAFIDQPMLLLGSRFVMGCAIGTMITCGTTLIAAWFTGKDRARMNGWLVSAGAIAAIGFLFIAGQVASLWWRAPFLLHGLVGILFLLPILMLRPLPAAAVPPIGTQPGHIARLRRLAPVTPVYLIALALFVLMLLFNVQTTFLMSDVGITSHARIALVFMVNAAAVTLASFGFGYVANRLTPANAMRIVFLLVAGSMLIVGSAQAQWQFALGLGISGVGVGIGLTTLWTWTMQRAPRDVVPHAVGLMMTCMYLGGAASPFVLAPVRALFGLRGQYFALAALIFIVLLLLTIAGRGERPKPAT; from the coding sequence ATGCATCATGTCGATCCCCAAGGCGCAGAGTCCGGCCCTTCCCCCGCACGGGCGCTGTCGCCCGCACGGCGCGGGATGTTGATCGCGGCGATCCTGAGCGGCAATGCCGCCGCTGCCCTGCTGTACGACGCATTGCCGCCAATCCTGGCGGACCTGGCCAAGCTGCTGGGCGGCGGCATACGCGGCCAGTTTTTGGCGCAACTGGCCAGCACGCTGCCGATGCTGGGCGTGATGCTGTCGGGCCTGTTTTCCGGCCTGCTGATCGCGACGATCGGTATCCGTCCGGTTCAACTGGGCGCGCTGGCCCTGTTCGCGTCGTTCGGCACGGCGGGCGCGTTCATCGACCAGCCGATGCTGCTGCTGGGCAGCCGTTTCGTGATGGGATGCGCCATCGGGACGATGATCACCTGCGGCACGACGCTGATCGCCGCCTGGTTCACCGGCAAGGATCGCGCGCGCATGAACGGCTGGCTGGTGAGCGCGGGGGCCATTGCGGCGATCGGCTTCCTGTTCATCGCCGGGCAGGTCGCGTCGCTCTGGTGGCGCGCGCCATTCCTGCTGCACGGGCTGGTGGGCATCCTCTTTCTGTTGCCGATCCTGATGCTGCGGCCCCTGCCCGCCGCGGCTGTGCCACCGATCGGGACGCAGCCAGGCCACATCGCGCGGCTGCGCAGATTGGCGCCGGTGACGCCTGTCTATCTGATCGCGCTGGCGCTGTTCGTGCTGATGCTGTTGTTCAACGTGCAGACGACGTTCCTGATGAGCGATGTCGGCATCACCAGCCATGCCCGAATCGCGCTGGTGTTCATGGTGAACGCCGCTGCCGTGACGCTGGCGTCGTTCGGCTTTGGCTATGTCGCCAATCGGCTGACCCCGGCCAATGCCATGCGAATCGTATTCCTGCTGGTGGCGGGATCGATGCTGATCGTGGGGTCGGCGCAGGCGCAATGGCAGTTCGCGCTGGGACTGGGGATCAGCGGCGTCGGCGTGGGCATAGGGCTGACGACGCTGTGGACCTGGACGATGCAACGCGCGCCCAGGGACGTGGTGCCCCATGCCGTTGGCCTGATGATGACGTGCATGTATTTGGGCGGGGCGGCCAGTCCGTTCGTGCTGGCCCCGGTGCGCGCTTTGTTCGGCCTGCGCGGGCAATATTTCGCGCTGGCGGCACTGATTTTTATCGTCCTGCTGTTGCTGACGATAGCGGGTCGGGGCGAAAGGCCCAAGCCGGCGACATAG
- a CDS encoding AMP-binding protein, producing the protein MDAVSFADRSLSHAFALGARTHGASWVALSSHIRPGEQALTQVHEQGLRFGEHLRAHGIGPGDIVAVQLPAWIEWLIAAVGIAHAGAVLLPVVSIYGAKELRFILAQSGAKLIVTPDRWRKADYGQTLAEVGDLPALATHVMIGDPAPGTMSWDAMLAPIAIRPAATRSPDDLALLVYTSGTTADPKGVRHSARTILSEIDAVAWSRRDLEDEIAFCPWPPGHVAGALQLMRFLVTGTPVVMTDSWEPGEAAMLVEKYRIVSSSFTPFHLSGLLEAAERDGRDLSSLRSCMVGAAPVPPTLITRCSAHGLKTFRCYGSSEHPTVTTGHPDDMMEKRLTTEGLPMRGSEIGFVDDDGHRVADGDEGELVVRGPELFLGYLDEALNDAAFLPGGWFRTGDIGRLDADGFLMITDRKKDVIIRGGENISSREVEDLLFTHPDIAEASVVAAPDERMGEVVCAYVVPRSGASVDLESVRAHFAQAGIARQKTPEQLVVVADFPRNSTGKILKHELRAQARAAAGKAAA; encoded by the coding sequence ATGGACGCCGTAAGCTTTGCCGATCGCAGCCTCAGCCACGCCTTTGCCCTGGGCGCACGGACGCACGGCGCAAGCTGGGTCGCGCTCTCCTCCCATATCCGCCCCGGCGAACAGGCGCTGACACAGGTGCATGAACAGGGCCTGCGCTTTGGCGAGCATCTGCGCGCGCACGGCATCGGGCCGGGGGATATCGTTGCGGTGCAACTGCCCGCCTGGATCGAATGGTTGATCGCGGCGGTGGGCATCGCCCATGCCGGTGCGGTGCTGCTGCCGGTCGTGTCCATCTATGGCGCCAAGGAACTGCGCTTCATCCTGGCCCAGTCCGGCGCGAAGCTGATCGTCACGCCCGATCGCTGGCGCAAGGCGGACTATGGCCAGACGCTGGCGGAGGTTGGCGATCTGCCCGCGCTCGCTACCCATGTCATGATCGGCGATCCCGCGCCCGGCACCATGTCCTGGGATGCCATGCTCGCCCCCATCGCGATTCGACCGGCGGCAACGCGCAGTCCTGACGATCTGGCGCTCCTCGTCTACACCTCCGGTACCACCGCCGATCCCAAGGGCGTCAGACATTCCGCGCGCACCATCCTGTCGGAAATCGATGCTGTCGCCTGGTCCCGGCGTGACCTGGAGGATGAGATCGCCTTCTGCCCCTGGCCGCCCGGCCATGTCGCAGGCGCGTTGCAACTCATGCGGTTCCTCGTCACCGGCACGCCGGTGGTGATGACCGATAGCTGGGAACCGGGCGAAGCGGCGATGCTGGTGGAAAAATATCGCATCGTCTCCTCCTCCTTCACGCCCTTCCATCTCTCCGGCCTGCTCGAAGCGGCCGAACGCGATGGTCGCGACCTCTCCAGCCTGCGCAGCTGCATGGTCGGCGCAGCGCCGGTGCCGCCGACCCTCATCACCCGCTGCTCCGCCCATGGGCTCAAGACATTCCGCTGCTACGGGTCGAGCGAACATCCCACCGTCACCACCGGCCATCCCGACGATATGATGGAAAAGCGGCTGACGACCGAGGGGCTTCCGATGCGCGGTTCCGAAATCGGCTTTGTCGATGATGACGGCCATCGGGTGGCGGATGGCGATGAGGGCGAACTGGTCGTGCGCGGCCCCGAACTGTTTCTAGGCTATCTCGACGAAGCGCTCAACGACGCTGCCTTCCTGCCGGGTGGCTGGTTCCGCACCGGCGACATCGGCCGGCTGGACGCCGATGGCTTCCTCATGATTACCGACCGCAAGAAGGACGTCATCATTCGCGGGGGCGAAAATATCTCCTCGCGCGAAGTGGAGGATCTGCTCTTCACCCATCCCGACATTGCCGAGGCGTCGGTCGTCGCCGCGCCGGACGAACGCATGGGCGAAGTGGTGTGCGCCTATGTCGTGCCCCGGTCCGGTGCCAGCGTGGACCTGGAATCGGTGCGCGCCCATTTCGCGCAGGCCGGCATCGCCCGGCAAAAGACACCCGAACAACTGGTCGTGGTCGCAGATTTTCCGCGCAACAGCACCGGCAAGATATTGAAGCATGAACTGCGCGCCCAAGCGCGTGCAGCAGCAGGAAAGGCAGCGGCATGA
- a CDS encoding MarR family winged helix-turn-helix transcriptional regulator, translated as MARLQRKRFDMRARTMGMTLAQWRAIYAISRAQGATQRSIAEAMDVGDVTAGRLVDRLVEKGWIERRVDHDDRRVHRLYLTPVAGPLLEQLSMLGEDEQRNQLAGVSAQELAHMSDVLDRMIANLEQADMPLLPPDHMGIE; from the coding sequence GTGGCCCGGTTGCAGCGCAAGCGGTTCGACATGCGCGCCCGCACCATGGGTATGACATTGGCGCAATGGCGCGCAATCTATGCGATCAGCCGCGCGCAGGGCGCGACCCAACGGTCCATTGCCGAAGCGATGGATGTGGGCGACGTGACCGCCGGGCGTCTGGTCGACCGCCTGGTGGAAAAGGGTTGGATCGAACGGCGCGTCGATCACGACGATCGCCGCGTGCACCGTCTGTATCTTACCCCCGTCGCCGGGCCGTTGCTGGAACAATTGTCGATGCTGGGCGAAGATGAGCAGCGCAACCAACTGGCCGGCGTGAGCGCGCAGGAGCTTGCGCACATGAGCGATGTGCTGGATCGCATGATCGCCAATCTGGAACAGGCGGACATGCCGCTGCTGCCACCTGACCATATGGGAATCGAATAA
- a CDS encoding nitronate monooxygenase family protein: protein MSPVESQAIAPRTDARIRTRFTELAGIEHPIVQGGMQWVGTAEMAAAVSNAGGLGMLTALTQPTPDALRREIARCRTMTDKPFGVNLTILPSISPPPYAQYRQAIIDEGISIVETAGYKPQEHVDAFKAHGIKVVHKCTAVRHAMSAQKMGVDAISIDGFECAGHPGEDDIPGLILIPAAADKVTIPMIASGGFGDGRGLVAALALGAEGINMGTRFCATQEAPIHENIKQAMVNADERSTALIFRTYRNSARVAKNAITQQVLAAEAQGVPFEAVAHLVKGARGKEGLDNGDPDHGIWTAGLVQGLIHDIPTCQELIDRIMADAVTIMNGRLAGFLTR from the coding sequence ATGTCGCCAGTCGAATCACAAGCCATCGCGCCGCGTACCGACGCGCGTATCCGCACGCGCTTCACCGAGTTGGCGGGGATCGAACATCCGATCGTGCAGGGCGGGATGCAATGGGTCGGCACGGCGGAAATGGCGGCCGCCGTCTCCAACGCCGGAGGGCTGGGGATGCTGACGGCGCTGACCCAGCCAACGCCCGACGCCCTGCGCCGCGAGATCGCGCGGTGCCGGACGATGACCGACAAGCCGTTCGGCGTGAACCTGACCATATTGCCGTCGATCAGCCCGCCGCCCTATGCACAATATCGGCAGGCGATCATCGATGAGGGTATCAGCATAGTCGAGACGGCCGGATACAAGCCGCAGGAACATGTCGATGCCTTCAAGGCCCATGGCATCAAGGTCGTGCACAAGTGCACGGCGGTGCGCCATGCGATGTCGGCGCAGAAGATGGGCGTGGACGCCATTTCCATTGACGGGTTCGAATGTGCGGGCCATCCGGGCGAGGACGATATTCCCGGCCTGATCCTGATCCCCGCCGCCGCCGACAAGGTAACGATCCCGATGATCGCCAGCGGCGGCTTTGGCGACGGTCGCGGCCTGGTCGCCGCGTTGGCATTGGGCGCCGAGGGGATCAATATGGGCACCCGCTTCTGCGCCACCCAGGAAGCGCCGATTCACGAAAATATCAAACAGGCCATGGTAAACGCGGACGAACGCTCCACCGCGTTGATTTTCCGCACCTATCGCAACAGCGCGCGGGTGGCGAAGAATGCGATCACCCAGCAGGTTCTGGCCGCCGAGGCGCAGGGCGTGCCGTTCGAAGCGGTCGCCCATCTGGTCAAGGGCGCGCGCGGCAAGGAAGGGCTGGACAATGGCGATCCCGATCATGGCATCTGGACCGCGGGCCTGGTCCAGGGGCTGATCCACGACATCCCCACCTGTCAGGAACTGATCGACCGGATCATGGCCGATGCGGTGACCATCATGAACGGACGCCTGGCCGGATTCCTGACCCGCTGA